From a single Chiloscyllium punctatum isolate Juve2018m chromosome 29, sChiPun1.3, whole genome shotgun sequence genomic region:
- the LOC140454430 gene encoding complement C1s subcomponent-like isoform X1 produces MPMEMWIIVSLLLMRPAFCSNSLDGFHGQFTSLNYPQGYPDNVQQSWDIQVPRGYGIKLYFSHINIEPSANCAYDYVQIFCDEATHSPICGNSKEEVDFQVPQEYHTTGNWMKVTFKSNFSNEERHTGFVAHYAAVDVDECKEENPCNHYCNNYIGGFNCSCRPGYFLQENQRTCVNCSGEVFTKFKGIITSPNYPEAYAENSECHYRVQIDPGFEVILQFAEDFEVEGDPSTGCLSDILKITSGAKEYGPFCGDSAPVIHELLSNEVEITFRTDDQGEKKGWKIMYKSTAVNCGPPSKLTNGRENFTSTVYRHWNTYSCEEPYYELEGNAVFECSADAEWVDVMSGQPTMPKCKPVCGMSRLSSQPGRIFGGRPAGLGDFPWQLRLIIGGSAYGGGALISDGWVLTAAHLFDNSRQVNIHGGIVDMRHRSRENQLPVEEVIVHPDYRKLVKEAQPNFDHDIALIKLKQKVKLGENLSSVCLPNPKKASSLQHGKLGYISGWGRTERHQKAVFLQYAAIPIASMDHCTGSNFEEPKPIFTSNMICAGISGFDSCQGDAGGPFVFKEPQDQNRYVTRGIVSFGPKNCGINGVYTDVEKYLDWIETTIRKYESNEED; encoded by the exons ATGCCAATGGAAATGTG GATAATTGTGTCGCTCCTTCTCATGCGCCCGGCTTTCTGCAGCAATTCCCTGGATGGTTTCCACGGACAGTTCACATCTCTCAATTaccctcaaggctaccctgataATGTGCAGCAGAGCTGGGATATCCAAGTTCCTAGGGGCTATGGCATCAAACTCTACTTCAGCCACATCAACATTGAGCCATCAGCCAACTGTGCCTATGACTACGTGCAG ATCTTTTGTGATGAAGCTACTCATTCTCCAATTTGTGGCAATAGCAAAGAGGAGGTAGATTTCCAAGTCCCCCAAGAATACCACACCACAGGAAATTGGATGAAAGTCACTTTTAAATCAAATTTCTCCAATGAAGAACGTCATACTGGATTTGTTGCCCATTATGCAGCAGTTG ATGTCGATGAATGTAAGGAAGAGAATCCTTGCAACCATTATTGCAACAACTATATTGGAGGATTTAATTGCTCCTGCCGCCCAGGCTACTTCTTGCAAGAAAACCAAAGAACCTGCG TGAACTGCAGTGGGGAAGTGTTCACAAAATTCAAGGGTATCATCACCAGCCCAAATTATCCTGAAGCTTATGCAGAGAATTCCGAGTGCCATTACAGAGTCCAGATCGACCCAGGATTTGAGGTGATCCTGCAATTCGCAGAGGACTTCGAGGTGGAAGGGGATCCTTCAACTGGTTGTTTGTCCGATATCCTAAAG ATCACATCCGGAGCAAAGGAATATGGCCCCTTCTGTGGAGATAGTGCTCCGGTTATTCATGAACTTCTGTCAAATGAGGTGGAGATAACTTTCCGCACCGATGATCAAGGAGAGAAGAAAGGGTGGAAAATAATGTACAAATCAACCG CTGTGAACTGCGGACCTCCCAGTAAACTGACAAATGGACGTGAGAACTTCACATCCACAGTTTACAGACACTGGAATACGTACAGTTGTGAAGAACCATACTATGAACTTGAAGGAAACG CTGTCTTTGAATGCTCAGCTGATGCCGAATGGGTGGACGTTATGAGTGGCCAGCCGACCATGCCCAAGTGTAAACCAG TTTGTGGGATGAGCCGACTCTCCTCTCAACCTGGGCGCATCTTCGGTGGCAGACCAGCTGGGTTGGGCGATTTTCCCTGGCAGCTGCGTTTGATCATTGGTGGATCTGCATATGGGGGTGGAGCCCTGATATCCGATGGCTGGGTGCTGACGGCTGCTCATCTCTTTGACAATTCGCGTCAGGTGAATATCCATGGTGGGATTGTTGACATGAGACATAGGTCACGAGAAAATCAACTCCCTGTGGAAGAGGTAATTGTGCACCCAGACTATAGGAAACTAGTCAAAGAAGCACAACCCAACTTTGATCATGACATTGCCCTGATTAAACTCAAGCAGAAGGTCAAACTTGGAGAAAACTTGTCCTCTGTGTGCCTGCCTAACCCAAAAAAGGCTTCATCACTGCAGCATGGCAAACTGGGCTACATTTCAGGGTGGGGAAGGACGGAAAGACATCAGAAGGCTGTCTTCCTGCAGTATGCTGCCATACCTATCGCTAGCATGGACCACTGCACGGGTTCAAACTTTGAGGAACCGAAGCCAATTTTCACCTCCAACATGATCTGTGCTGGAATAAGTGGTTTTGACTCCTGCCAGGGTGATGCTGGGGGACCCTTTGTGTTCAAGGAGCCCCAGGACCAGAATCGTTATGTGACCAGGGGCATTGTGTCTTTTGGACCCAAGAATTGTGGCATTAATGGGGTGTATACTGATGTGGAGAAGTATCTGGACTGGATTGAGACAACCATAAGGAAATACGAAAGCAACGAGGAGGACTGA
- the LOC140454430 gene encoding complement C1s subcomponent-like isoform X2, with translation MPMEMWIIVSLLLMRPAFCSNSLDGFHGQFTSLNYPQGYPDNVQQSWDIQVPRGYGIKLYFSHINIEPSANCAYDYVQIFCDEATHSPICGNSKEEVDFQVPQEYHTTGNWMKVTFKSNFSNEERHTGFVAHYAAVVNCSGEVFTKFKGIITSPNYPEAYAENSECHYRVQIDPGFEVILQFAEDFEVEGDPSTGCLSDILKITSGAKEYGPFCGDSAPVIHELLSNEVEITFRTDDQGEKKGWKIMYKSTAVNCGPPSKLTNGRENFTSTVYRHWNTYSCEEPYYELEGNAVFECSADAEWVDVMSGQPTMPKCKPVCGMSRLSSQPGRIFGGRPAGLGDFPWQLRLIIGGSAYGGGALISDGWVLTAAHLFDNSRQVNIHGGIVDMRHRSRENQLPVEEVIVHPDYRKLVKEAQPNFDHDIALIKLKQKVKLGENLSSVCLPNPKKASSLQHGKLGYISGWGRTERHQKAVFLQYAAIPIASMDHCTGSNFEEPKPIFTSNMICAGISGFDSCQGDAGGPFVFKEPQDQNRYVTRGIVSFGPKNCGINGVYTDVEKYLDWIETTIRKYESNEED, from the exons ATGCCAATGGAAATGTG GATAATTGTGTCGCTCCTTCTCATGCGCCCGGCTTTCTGCAGCAATTCCCTGGATGGTTTCCACGGACAGTTCACATCTCTCAATTaccctcaaggctaccctgataATGTGCAGCAGAGCTGGGATATCCAAGTTCCTAGGGGCTATGGCATCAAACTCTACTTCAGCCACATCAACATTGAGCCATCAGCCAACTGTGCCTATGACTACGTGCAG ATCTTTTGTGATGAAGCTACTCATTCTCCAATTTGTGGCAATAGCAAAGAGGAGGTAGATTTCCAAGTCCCCCAAGAATACCACACCACAGGAAATTGGATGAAAGTCACTTTTAAATCAAATTTCTCCAATGAAGAACGTCATACTGGATTTGTTGCCCATTATGCAGCAGTTG TGAACTGCAGTGGGGAAGTGTTCACAAAATTCAAGGGTATCATCACCAGCCCAAATTATCCTGAAGCTTATGCAGAGAATTCCGAGTGCCATTACAGAGTCCAGATCGACCCAGGATTTGAGGTGATCCTGCAATTCGCAGAGGACTTCGAGGTGGAAGGGGATCCTTCAACTGGTTGTTTGTCCGATATCCTAAAG ATCACATCCGGAGCAAAGGAATATGGCCCCTTCTGTGGAGATAGTGCTCCGGTTATTCATGAACTTCTGTCAAATGAGGTGGAGATAACTTTCCGCACCGATGATCAAGGAGAGAAGAAAGGGTGGAAAATAATGTACAAATCAACCG CTGTGAACTGCGGACCTCCCAGTAAACTGACAAATGGACGTGAGAACTTCACATCCACAGTTTACAGACACTGGAATACGTACAGTTGTGAAGAACCATACTATGAACTTGAAGGAAACG CTGTCTTTGAATGCTCAGCTGATGCCGAATGGGTGGACGTTATGAGTGGCCAGCCGACCATGCCCAAGTGTAAACCAG TTTGTGGGATGAGCCGACTCTCCTCTCAACCTGGGCGCATCTTCGGTGGCAGACCAGCTGGGTTGGGCGATTTTCCCTGGCAGCTGCGTTTGATCATTGGTGGATCTGCATATGGGGGTGGAGCCCTGATATCCGATGGCTGGGTGCTGACGGCTGCTCATCTCTTTGACAATTCGCGTCAGGTGAATATCCATGGTGGGATTGTTGACATGAGACATAGGTCACGAGAAAATCAACTCCCTGTGGAAGAGGTAATTGTGCACCCAGACTATAGGAAACTAGTCAAAGAAGCACAACCCAACTTTGATCATGACATTGCCCTGATTAAACTCAAGCAGAAGGTCAAACTTGGAGAAAACTTGTCCTCTGTGTGCCTGCCTAACCCAAAAAAGGCTTCATCACTGCAGCATGGCAAACTGGGCTACATTTCAGGGTGGGGAAGGACGGAAAGACATCAGAAGGCTGTCTTCCTGCAGTATGCTGCCATACCTATCGCTAGCATGGACCACTGCACGGGTTCAAACTTTGAGGAACCGAAGCCAATTTTCACCTCCAACATGATCTGTGCTGGAATAAGTGGTTTTGACTCCTGCCAGGGTGATGCTGGGGGACCCTTTGTGTTCAAGGAGCCCCAGGACCAGAATCGTTATGTGACCAGGGGCATTGTGTCTTTTGGACCCAAGAATTGTGGCATTAATGGGGTGTATACTGATGTGGAGAAGTATCTGGACTGGATTGAGACAACCATAAGGAAATACGAAAGCAACGAGGAGGACTGA
- the LOC140454430 gene encoding complement C1s subcomponent-like isoform X3 → MPMEMWIIVSLLLMRPAFCSNSLDGFHGQFTSLNYPQGYPDNVQQSWDIQVPRGYGIKLYFSHINIEPSANCAYDYVQIFCDEATHSPICGNSKEEVDFQVPQEYHTTGNWMKVTFKSNFSNEERHTGFVAHYAAVDVDECKEENPCNHYCNNYIGGFNCSCRPGYFLQENQRTCVNCSGEVFTKFKGIITSPNYPEAYAENSECHYRVQIDPGFEVILQFAEDFEVEGDPSTGCLSDILKITSGAKEYGPFCGDSAPVIHELLSNEVEITFRTDDQGEKKGWKIMYKSTAKQCLTYILEHNVIQPNKSEYDYKDIVQLSCDVGFELYISCILFKPDSKQKVHINSIMLHCQNNGTWNSDSYFCRPVNCGPPSKLTNGRENFTSTVYRHWNTYSCEEPYYELEGNAVFECSADAEWVDVMSGQPTMPKCKPVCGMSRLSSQPGRIFGGRPAGLGDFPWQLRLIIGGSAYGGGALISDGWVLTAAHLFDNSRQVNIHGGIVDMRHRSRENQLPVEEVIVHPDYRKLVKEAQPNFDHDIALIKLKQKVKLGENLSSVCLPNPKKASSLQHGKLGYISGWGRTERHQKAVFLQYAAIPIASMDHCTGSNFEEPKPIFTSNMICAGISGFDSCQGDAGGPFVFKEPQDQNRYVTRGIVSFGPKNCGINGVYTDVEKYLDWIETTIRKYESNEED, encoded by the exons ATGCCAATGGAAATGTG GATAATTGTGTCGCTCCTTCTCATGCGCCCGGCTTTCTGCAGCAATTCCCTGGATGGTTTCCACGGACAGTTCACATCTCTCAATTaccctcaaggctaccctgataATGTGCAGCAGAGCTGGGATATCCAAGTTCCTAGGGGCTATGGCATCAAACTCTACTTCAGCCACATCAACATTGAGCCATCAGCCAACTGTGCCTATGACTACGTGCAG ATCTTTTGTGATGAAGCTACTCATTCTCCAATTTGTGGCAATAGCAAAGAGGAGGTAGATTTCCAAGTCCCCCAAGAATACCACACCACAGGAAATTGGATGAAAGTCACTTTTAAATCAAATTTCTCCAATGAAGAACGTCATACTGGATTTGTTGCCCATTATGCAGCAGTTG ATGTCGATGAATGTAAGGAAGAGAATCCTTGCAACCATTATTGCAACAACTATATTGGAGGATTTAATTGCTCCTGCCGCCCAGGCTACTTCTTGCAAGAAAACCAAAGAACCTGCG TGAACTGCAGTGGGGAAGTGTTCACAAAATTCAAGGGTATCATCACCAGCCCAAATTATCCTGAAGCTTATGCAGAGAATTCCGAGTGCCATTACAGAGTCCAGATCGACCCAGGATTTGAGGTGATCCTGCAATTCGCAGAGGACTTCGAGGTGGAAGGGGATCCTTCAACTGGTTGTTTGTCCGATATCCTAAAG ATCACATCCGGAGCAAAGGAATATGGCCCCTTCTGTGGAGATAGTGCTCCGGTTATTCATGAACTTCTGTCAAATGAGGTGGAGATAACTTTCCGCACCGATGATCAAGGAGAGAAGAAAGGGTGGAAAATAATGTACAAATCAACCG CCAAGCAATGTCTCACTTACATCTTGGAGCATAATGTTATTCAGCCGAATAAATCAGAGTATGATTATAAGGACATTGTACAACTGAGCTGTGATGTTGGGTTTGAGCTCTACATAAGTTGCATTCTCTTTAAACCA GATTCAAAGCAAAAAGTGCACATCAATTCCATCATGCTGCATTGCCAGAATAATGGGACGTGGAACAGTGACTCATACTTCTGCAGAC CTGTGAACTGCGGACCTCCCAGTAAACTGACAAATGGACGTGAGAACTTCACATCCACAGTTTACAGACACTGGAATACGTACAGTTGTGAAGAACCATACTATGAACTTGAAGGAAACG CTGTCTTTGAATGCTCAGCTGATGCCGAATGGGTGGACGTTATGAGTGGCCAGCCGACCATGCCCAAGTGTAAACCAG TTTGTGGGATGAGCCGACTCTCCTCTCAACCTGGGCGCATCTTCGGTGGCAGACCAGCTGGGTTGGGCGATTTTCCCTGGCAGCTGCGTTTGATCATTGGTGGATCTGCATATGGGGGTGGAGCCCTGATATCCGATGGCTGGGTGCTGACGGCTGCTCATCTCTTTGACAATTCGCGTCAGGTGAATATCCATGGTGGGATTGTTGACATGAGACATAGGTCACGAGAAAATCAACTCCCTGTGGAAGAGGTAATTGTGCACCCAGACTATAGGAAACTAGTCAAAGAAGCACAACCCAACTTTGATCATGACATTGCCCTGATTAAACTCAAGCAGAAGGTCAAACTTGGAGAAAACTTGTCCTCTGTGTGCCTGCCTAACCCAAAAAAGGCTTCATCACTGCAGCATGGCAAACTGGGCTACATTTCAGGGTGGGGAAGGACGGAAAGACATCAGAAGGCTGTCTTCCTGCAGTATGCTGCCATACCTATCGCTAGCATGGACCACTGCACGGGTTCAAACTTTGAGGAACCGAAGCCAATTTTCACCTCCAACATGATCTGTGCTGGAATAAGTGGTTTTGACTCCTGCCAGGGTGATGCTGGGGGACCCTTTGTGTTCAAGGAGCCCCAGGACCAGAATCGTTATGTGACCAGGGGCATTGTGTCTTTTGGACCCAAGAATTGTGGCATTAATGGGGTGTATACTGATGTGGAGAAGTATCTGGACTGGATTGAGACAACCATAAGGAAATACGAAAGCAACGAGGAGGACTGA